Genomic segment of Mycolicibacterium sarraceniae:
CGTTGCGGCCGACGATCATGACAGTGGCACCGGCCTTGGCCAGCCCCTCCGCCACACCCTTGCCGATACCGCTGCCACCACCGGTGACCAGGTATGTCCGATCCTCGAACGAGAGCTGCACGCCGCACTCCTCACACAACTGGAACAGGTTCTACGTATCGAACCACGGCGCCATGTCGTCGCATAGCGCTCATCCCACTCCTGCGTCACGGGCGGTGCCGGCCGGAATCCACGATCGGCACCAGCGAATATCTGGCGGCGGATTTCGCGGCTTTTTTCGCCGCCCGTGAACGCGCCTGTGCTCGGTCGATATGTGCCCACCCAAACGAGCCCGCTCGGCCATTCCCATGCGGTATGAGTGCCATCACCAATCCGGCGCTGAAGTTACTCCCAGGACGCGAAAGGCGCCATACACTGCCCTCACACGGCCGCTCAGCAAAACTAAAAGAAGGCGCAAACACCAGTCAGTGCATAGGATTGCATCAAGAGCAGCAGGCTCCCGCAGTGCAACCCCGCTCCACTGTCTCGTCCAGTCCGTAGAAACGGAGGGCCGGCTTCGGAACTCCGTCGACTTCTTTAGGAAGTGTGAAGTATGGCGATTACCTCCTCAGTCGGCCGCCGAGTCCTTCTCGCCGGTGGATTCAGCATTGCAATCGCGGCCGCGCCCGCTGTTGCCTTCTTCGCATCGCCTGCAGGCGCGCCGGCGGGCCCCGCCATTGCCTGTCCGGCCGGCGAGTCCGAGGATCTCTACACCGACCAGTGCACGCCGGAAATGGTGCCGAACCAGCCGGGCGGCAACTACCCGACACCGTCGAACGGCGGCAACACATCGTTCTCGATGCCGGGTGACTCCAACAGCCTGCCCGAGGTCCAGGGCATCCCCTGCACGGGTGCCAACACTGGCCAATGCATCGGTCTGCAGGAGAATCAGGCGCCCGCAGTCACTCCGCATTCGAGCATTTCGTCCAGCCCGTAGTAATTCTCGAGGAATCAGGGAGAGCAATGATGCTGGTCCATCCCACCTGGGTGGTAAAGCTGCTGACCGCGAGCGTGTTTGCGCTCGCGGTCAGCGTGGCTCCAATGGCGCATGCCGAAGGCGGAGTACCCGATCCGGGCCCGGGGCCCGGCCCAGTGGCGTCGCAACCGGGTGGAACGGCAGGCTGCCAGTCGGGCGAGTCACTGGATCCGTCCACCGGTGACTGCACGCCGACCATGACCGCGGTGGCGACCACCAACGGTGACCAGGCGTTCGACGACCTGCAGCCGCGCACCACGCAGGACATCACCTCCACGTCCGACACCGGGGTCGGGGCTGACCTCGTGCCAAATATCAACGGCACGCCCTGCACCGGCTATTGGGAGTCAGTGGCCTGCTACGAGACAAGCCAGGACAACGTCGCAGTGCAGCCCAAGTCGACGATCTCGTCGAGCCCGTAACCCCCGATTGCCCCTTCGTTAAGGTTGTGAGATGCCTGCAAAAACTGACCCCCCGGATATCGACGACGTGGAACCCCTGGCCGACAGCACCGCGCGCCAGGCCCGGCGCGTAGTCGCGGCCTATGCCATCGACGCCGACGAGTGTCGGGTCCTCCTCTCGATGCTCGGTATTGGACCATCAAAGCTCGAGGCGTAGCCCGTGTCCGGGAGCAGGAAAACCCGCTCCGGGAATTCTGATTTCGTAGTGGTCGCCAACCGGCTGCCGATCGATATGGAGCGGCTGCCGGACGGCAGCCTCACCTGGAAGCGCAGCCCTGGCGGTCTAGTCACCGCTCTGGAACCGTTATTACGCAAGAAGCGCGGCGCCTGGATCGGCTGGCCGGGCGTCGTCGACGGCCCGGAAGATCCCATCGTCGAGGAAGACCTGCAACTCTTCCCGGTCCGGCTGTCTGCCGAGGATGTCGCCGAGTATTACGAGGGTTTCTCCAACGCGACTCTGTGGCCGCTCTATCACGATGTGATCGTCAAGCCGATCTACCACCGGCAGTGGTGGGATCGATACGTCGATGTCAACCAGCGCTTCGCCGAGGCGACCTCGCGGGCAGCCGCCGACGGCGCCACCGTGTGGGTCCAGGATTACCAGTTGCAACTGGTGCCCAAAATGCTGCGGACATTGCGACCGGATCTGACCATCGGGTTCTTTCTGCACATTCCGTTCCCCCCGGTCGAGCTGTTCATGCAGATGCCGTGGCGCACCGAGATCATCGAAGGCCTGCTCGGCGCGGATCTGGTCGGCTTCCATCTCGCCGGCGGCGCGCAGAACTTCCTGTTCCTGTCGCGACGGCTGGTCGGTGCCAACACCTCTCGGGCCTCGGTCGGAGTGCGGTCCCGGTTCGGCGAGGTGCAGTTGGGGTCGCACACCGTCAAGGTGGGCGCATTTCCGATCTCCATCGATTCCGCCGACCTGGACCGCAAGGCGCGCTCTCGTGACATTCGCCGGCGGGCCAAAGAGATTCGCGCCGAGCTCGGTGACCCCCGCAAGATCCTGCTGGGCGTCGACCGCCTGGACTACACCAAGGGCATCGACGTTCGGCTGAGAGCGTTTTCGGAGTTGCTCGCCGAGGGACGCGCCAAGCGCGACGACACCGTCCTGGTCCAGCTGGCCACCCCGAGCCGGGAGCGGGTGGAAAGCTATCGCGTGTTGCGCAACGAGATCGAGCAGCAGGTTGGCCATATCAACGGTGAATACGGCGAAGTCGGCCACCCCGTGGTGCATTACATCCACCGGCCAGTGCCCCGAGATGACTTGATCGCCTTCTTCGTTGCCGCTGACGTCATGCTGGTGACGCCGCTTCGCGACGGGATGAACCTGGTGGCAAAGGAATACGTGGCCTGCCGCAGCGATCTGGGCGGTGCGTTGGTGCTCAGCGAATTCACCGGTGCCGCAGCCGAACTCCGCCAGGCTTACCTAACCAACCCGCATGACCTGGAGGGTGTCAAGGACACCCTTGAGGCCGCCGTCAACCAGGCCCCTGAAGAGGGCAGGCGGCGGATGCGGGCGCTACGACGCCAAGTGCTCGCCCACGACGTCGACCGTTGGGCAAGAGCCTTCCTCGACGTACTCGGCAACGCCAACAGCAAGGGCGATCCGGACTAGCGGTCAGTCACCCATCAGACCCAGGACACCGAACGTGCGCTCGGGGTCGCGGTCAGCAAAGTAAGCCCCCATGGCGGCACCCAGCGTCGACGGATCCCACGCGGCACCGTCGGCATCGAATCGGTGTTCTGCCGTGGGCGCAGCCACCAGGGTGACCGACGGTCCGTAGACGACGAAGACCTGACCGTTGACCGCCTCCGATGCCGGCGCGGCCAGGAAGCGCACCAACGTCACCACATGTTCGGGCGACAGCGGGTCGATCTCGCCTTCGGCCAGCTCGGGCGCGTCACCGAACACGTCGGCAGTCATCGCGGTCCGCGCCCGCGGGGCGATCGCGTTAGCCCGCACGCCGTAGCGCCCAAGCGCCCGCGACGCCGTAAGCGTCAGCGCCGTGATGCCGGCCTTGGCCGCACCGTAGTTGGCCTGGCCAATCGGCCCGGACAACCCGGCTTCCGATGTGGTGTTGATGATGCGGCCGTAGACCGAGCCGTCCCCACCCGTCCCGGCGGACTTCGCCTGTGCACGCCAGTACGTCGCGGCATTACGGGTGAGCAGGAAGTGCCCGCGCAGATGCACCGCGATGACCGCGTCCCAGTCCTCATCGGTCATGTTGAACAACATGCGGTCGCGGGTGATGCCGGCGTTGTTGACGACGATGCTCAGCCCGCCGAGCCCGTCGGCCGTGGCCACCAGCTCATCGGCCGTCGAGCGCGCGCTGATGTCACCGGCAACCGCCACCCCCTTGGAGCCCGCGGCGCTGATCTCATCGAGAACATCGGATTCATCCAGTGCCTTGGCCATATCGTTGACGACGACCGTGGCACCGGATTTTGCCAGCCCGATGGCCTCGGCACGGCCGAGACCCGAGGCTGCGCCGGTCACCACGGCCACCCGTCCGGACAGATCTGACACGTCTTGTGCAGTCAACTTACGAATACCTCTAGTCTTTGCGGGTCAGGGCGGCGCGGGGGCACTCGGCGATGGATTGCTCGGCTACGTCTTCCTCGTCGCCAGGGATCGGATCCTTGGTGACGACCACGTAGTCCTCATCGTCGAGTTCGAACAGGTCCGGGGCAATTCCCACACAGACAGCGTTACCTTCACAGCGATCACGGTCGACTTCCACGCGCATGACAACCTCCTTGCCGGACTAACCCCGCGGGCGGGGGCCTGTGCAGCACCACGATACGACCAGATCATTCGAAACCTGGCGTGAACCGGCGCTAGACCACAAGACTAGAACGTGTTACAACCAGGAGTGTCGGCGGGTGCCGGCAGCCAGCAACTCCAGCGAAGGATTGAGTCGATGCGGATCAGTTACACGCCCGAACAAGAGGAGCTGCGCCGCGAGCTCCGGACCTACTTCGGGAAGCTGATGACCCCGGAGCGCCAGGAAGCGCTGATGTCGACCACCGGTGGCGAGATCGGCACCGGCAACGTCTACCGCGAGACCGTTTCCCAGATGGGCAAAGACGGCTGGCTCACGCTGAACTGGCCGACCGAGTACGGCGGCCAGAACCGCACCCCGATGGACTCCCTGATCTTCACCGACGAGGCCGCCGTCGCCGGCGCCCCGGTGCCCTTCCTGACCATCAACAGCGTCGCGCCGACGATCATGGCGTTCGGCACCGACGAGCAGAAGTCGTTCTATTTGCCCAAGATCGCCGCCGGTGATCTGCACTTCGCGATCGGCTACTCCGAGCCGGGTGCCGGCACCGACCTCGCGGCCCTACGCACCACCGCGGTCCGCGACGGCGACGACTACGTGGTCAACGGCCAGAAGATGTGGACCAGCCTGATCCAGTACGCCGACTATGTCTGGTTGGCGGTACGCACCAACCCCGAAGCCAAGAAGCACCGCGGCATCTCCGTGCTGATCGTGCCGACCAGCTCGGAGGGCTTCTCGTGGACTCCGGTGCACACGATGGCCGGCGTCGGCACCAGCGCCACCTACTACCAGGACGTGCGGGTCCCGGCGTCCAGCCGGGTCGGCGAGGAGAACGCCGGCTGGAAGCTGGTCACCAACCAGCTCAACCACGAGCGGGTCGCCCTGGTGTCGGCCCAGCCGATCTTCCTGGCGCTCAACCAGGTTCGCGAGTGGGCGCAAAACACCAAGGATGTGCACGGCAATCGCCTGATCGACTCCGAGTGGGTGCAGCTCAATCTGGCCCGCGTGCTGGCCAAGGCCGAGTACCTCAAGCTGATCAACTGGGAGCTGGCCTCGGCCAAGAGCGGAACGCTCAACCCGGCCGACGCGTCAGCGGCCAAGGTCTTCGGCACCGAGCTGGCCACCGAGGCCTACCGGCTGCTGATGGAGATCCTCGGGCCGTCAGCCACGCTGCGCCAGGATTCCCACGGAGCGCTACTGCGCGGCCGTGTCGAGCGGATGCACCGCTCGGCCCTCATCCTCACCTTCGGTGGCGGCACCAACGAGATCCAGCGCGACATCATCGGCATGGTCGCGCTGGGCCTGCCCCGAGTCAACCGCTAAGACTCCCCGAGACCTCGAAGACATAGGACTGACATGGATTTCACCAAAACAGAAGCCGCGCAGGATCTCTCGGGGCTGGTCGGCACAATCGTCGATGCGGTGTGCACACCGCAACACCAGCGTGAGCTCGACGGCCTCGACCAGCGCTTCGATACCGAGCTGTGGCGCAAACTCATCGACGCCGACATTCTGTCGACGGCCGCGCCAGAGTCCATCGGCGGCGGCGGGTATGGCGTCCTGGAACAGACCGCGATCCTGACCGCGCTGGGCCGCCAATTGGGTGCGGTGCCGTACCTGCAGTCGGTGATCCTGGGTGCCGGCGCGCTGGCCCGGTTCGGTGCGCCCGAACTGCGCGACCAGTGGGCGGCACCGGCCGTGTCGGGCGAGAAGATCTTGACCGTCGCGCTCGACGGGGAGTTCGGCCAGGGCCCGGTGCAGGCGACCGCATCCGGTGACAGATTCAAGCTGACCGGTGCCCGCACCCAGGTCGAGTTCGGCCCGGTTGCCGATGCGTTCCTGGTCCCGGCCGAAACCGATTCCGGCACCAAGGTTTTCCTGGTGGCAGCCGCCGATGCCGGGGTGTCGGTCACCGCACTGCTGACCACCGGCAAGAACAGTGCCGCTGAGCTCGACCTGGCCGGCGTCGAGGTCGGGGCCGACCGCATCGTCGGCGACGCCGACGCGCTGGCCTGGCTGACTACTCAGAAGACGCTGGGGCACGCCGCGTTCCAGCTCGGTGTGCTCGAACGCGCGCTAGAGCTGACGGCCGAATATGCCCGCACCCGTGAGCAGTTCGACCGGCCGATTGGCAGCTTCCAGGCAGTGTCGGCTCGGCTCGCGGACGACTACATCGATATCAAGGGCTTGGGGCTGGCGCTCGTGCAGGCGTCGTGGCGGCTGTCCGAGGATCTGCCCGCCGATGTCGAGGTGGCCACCGCAGCGTTCTGGGCTGCCGAGGCCGGCCATCGCGTCGCCCACACCACCGTGCACGTGCACGGCGGTGTCGGCATCGATACCGACCACCAGGTGCACCGCTACTTCATCATCGCCAAGCAGCTCGAGTTCGCTCTCGGCGGCGCCACCGCCCAGCTGCTGCGGATCGGCCGCGAGCTGGCCGATACACCGGCTTGACCGGACCTGTGAGCGACGAGCAGACCGTCACCGATCTGCTCGCGCGGTTGACCGACGTCGACGATCGCGGGATCCATGCTGACGACGGCTCGTATTCGAGCTGGCGCCAACATATTCAGGATGCCGCCGACCTGGCGGCGGCACTGAAAGCCCGGCTCGATCCGGCCAAGCCGCCGCACATCGGCGCGCTGCTGGGTAACACGCCGTTCTTTTCCTCGCTGCTGGTAGCAGCGGGGTTGGCCGGGCTCGTCCCGGTCGGCCTCAACCCCACCCGCCGCGGTGAAGCGCTGGCGCGCGATATCCAGACAGCCGACTGTCAACTGGTGCTCGCCGACGGCGAGGTGGGCCCGCAAACCTACGGCGCCGGTTTCACCCCCGAGGGGATGGCGGTCATCGACGTCGGAACGTCCGCGTGGGCCGAAGAGCTCGCACAGTTCCGTGGCACGCCGATCACGTTCGCGTCCAGCCGCTTCGATGACCTGTTCATGCTGATCTTCACCTCGGGCACCAGCGGTGACCCGAAGGCGGTGCGCTGCACTCACGAGAAAGTGGCATGTCCCGGGGTGATGCTGGCGCAGCGGTTCGGGCTGGGCCCGGCCGACACCTGCTACCTGTCGATGCCGCTGTTCCACTCGAACGCGGTGATGGCGGGCTGGGCGGTAGCCGTGGCAGCCGGGGCGTCGATTGCGTTGCGCCGCAAGTTCTCCGCTTCGCAGTTCATTCCCGACGCGCGCCGGTTCAACGCCACCTACGCCAACTACGTCGGCAAGCCGATGTCCTACATCCTGGCCACCCCGGCTCTTCCCGACGATGCCGACAACCCGCTGCGCATCGTCTACGGCAATGAGGCCGCACCACGCGATATCGACCGGTTCGCACAACGTTTCGGCGTGACAGTGGTCGACGGCTTCGGCTCCACCGAGGGCGGCGTGAACATCGCTCGCACCCCAGACACTCCGGAGGGTGCACTGGGGCCGCTGCCTGAAGGGCTCGAGATCGTCGACGTCGAGACCGGTGAGACGTGCCCGCCAGGGGTGATCGGCGAGCTGGTCAACCTCACCGGCCCTGGGAATTTCCGCGGTTACCACAACGCGCCCGACGCCGAGACTGAGCGGATGACCGGCGGGGTCTATCACAGCGGGGACCTCGCCTACCGGGATGACGATGGCTACGTGTACTTCGCCGGCCGGCTTGGCGACTGGATGCGGGTCGACGGGGAGAACCTGGGCACCGCGCCCATCGAGCGGGTGTTGATGCGCTACCCCGACGTCACCGAGGCCGTGGTCTACCCGATCCCCGACCCTGCGATCGGGGATCGGGTGATGGCCGCACTGGTGCTCCCGGAGGGCACGGAGTTCGACCCGGCCACTTTCCGCAAATTCCTCACCGCCCAAGATGATCTCGGGCCCAAACAGTGGCCGGCGTTCGTGCGGGTGAGTACCGGACTGCCGCGCACCGAGACGTTCAAGGTGATCAAACGCAAGCTTTCAGCGCAGGCGCTGGAGTGTGCGGACCCGGTCTTCGAAATCCAGCGTTGAACCGGGTTACACCACCATCGACGGCATGACCGCCTCGATCAGATGCGGTCCCGGTTCATCGAACGCCCATTGCAGGGCGTCGGCGAGCTCTTCGGCGGTGCCGACCCGCCGCGCAGGAACGCCCATACCCTTGGCGATCTGGACGTAATCCATTGTGGGACTGGTCAAATCGAGTAGCGACTCGGCTTTTGGGCCTGGCCCGGATCCCGCGGCCTCGGCACCGACCCGCTGCAGTTCGATCCGCAGGATGTCGTAGGCGCGGTTAGCATAGACGACGGTGGTGATGTCGAGCCGTTCGCGGGCTTGGGTCCACAGCGCCGAAATGGTGTACATCGCCGAGCCATCGGACTCCAAGCACAGCACCGGGCGGTCTGGTGCGGCGATCGCGGCACCGACGGACACCGGCAGTGCGAAACCGATCGCCCCTCCGGTGAGCGTGAGCCAATCGTGCGCTGGGGTGCCCGCGGTCGCTTGGGGCAGAAGGACTCCCGACGTGTTCGACTCGTCCACGACGATGGCCCGCTCGGGCAGCAGCGCCCCGATCACATCGGCTGAGGTCGCCACGGTGAGTGGGCCGTGCGGCAGCGCCGGCCGCGCCGGCTCCGCGGTGGCGGCGATCTCGGACGGTGCGATCCGGTCTGCCAGCACCTCGATTGCCGCGGCGGCACCGACCGGGCCTGCCAGCGCGTGCACGGCACAGTCCTCGGGCACCAAGTCGCTCGCTTTGCCGGGGTAGGCGAAGAACGACACCGGATGGGGCGCGCCCGCCAACACCAGGTGCCGCGCGCCGGCGAGCTGCGCAACGGCCGCCTCCGCGAAATAGGCCAGCCGCTCCACCGCGGGCAGGCCCGCCCCGCGTTCCAGCCGAGTCGGGAAGGTCTCGCACAGCACGCGCGCACCACACGCCTGCGAGATCCTGACCGCCGCGGACAGACCGGCCCCACCGGTGGCGTCACCGCCCACCAAGATCACCGTCGGCTCACCCGAGCCCAGTGCGGCTTCGGCCTCACTGAGATCCACATGTGGCGGATCAACTTGCACCACAGCGCTTTCCAGGGTGGTGGCACCGTCGTCCCAGGAGACGTCGGCAGGCAGGATCAGCGTGGCGATGTGCTTACGGGCGCGCGTCGACGCGATCGCCTCGGCGGCGTCGGCGGCCACCTCGCTGACCGCGAGGGTTCGCCGCAGCCAGCCGGACACGGTGCCGGCGACCGAATCGATATCGGATTCCAGCGGAGCGTCGTACTTCGTGTGGTAGGTCGCGTGGTCGCCGACGACGACGACCATCGGCACATGCGCGCGCCGGGCGTTGTGCAGATTCGCCAGCCCATTGCCCAGCCCGGGCCCCAGATGCAGCAGCACCGCGGCCGGTTGGCCCGAGATCCGGGCGTACCCGTCGGCCGCCCCGGTGGCGACTCCTTCGAAAAGGGTGAGCACACCGCGCATCTGCGGCACGGTGTCCAGCGCGGCGACGAAATGCATCTCCGACGTCCCAGGGTTGGCGAAACAGACCCGCACCCCGTTGTCGACCAGCGTGGTGATCAGTGCTTGTGCGCCGTTCACCCGACCGAGCATAGCCAGATCAGCCGGCAGCCCTGCTAGCTGTCGCGGATCGTGTCCAGTTTCCGAGTTGCGTCCTCGAAGCCGGCGACCAGTTCGGCGATGATGTCGGCGACCGGGCGGATCTCGTTCATCCGGCCGACGATCTGGCCGACCGGCACGGCGACGGTGTCGGGATTGTCCGACTCGTTCATCCGCTGATGCGCCTCACTGACCAGGATGTTCTGCAGCGGCATAGGCAGTGGATCCGGCGCGCCCTCGGCATCCCAGGCTTGCGTCCACTTGGTCTTCAGCAGACGCGCCGGCTTGCCGGTGTAGATCTTGCGGCGCACGGTGTCGCTGGAGGTGGCCCGCAGAAGCGCGTCCTGAATAGTCGACGTTCCGCCGGGCTGGCGGTGTCCGAGGTCGTATTCGGCGGAGGTCAGGAATGCCGATCCCATCCAGACTCCAGAGGCTCCGAGCGCCAGCGCGGCCGCCACCTGCCCGCCCGTGCCGATACCGCCCGCCGCGAGCACCGGGGCCCTGCCGTCGAGCGCATCGACGATTTCGGGCCAGAGCACCACAGAGCCGATCTCGCCGGTGTGACCGCCGGCCTCATGGCCCTGGGCGACGACGATGTCGACGCCGTTGTCGACATGTCGTTGCGCGTGCTTGGCCGAACCGGCCAGCGCCGCGATCGGCACACCAGCTTCGTGCACCAGGTCGATGACGTCCTTGGGCGGCGAGCCGAGCGCGTTGGCAATCAGCTTGATCGGGTGTCGCAACGCGACGTCGACGTGTGAGCGAGCCACCGAATGCAGCCAGCCGAGCACGCCCTCGTTGCGTTCGCCGTCATCGGGAAGCGGGGGCACCCCGAGGTCGGCGAGCGTCTTGGCGACGAAATCGCGATGCGGCTGCGACACGAGCTTGTCGATGTCGACGGCGGTGCCTTCGGTGGGCGCCTTCGCTGGCATCACGACGTCGACGCCGTACGGCTTACCGTCGGTGTTCGCGTCCATCCACTGCAGTACGGCTTCCAGGTCGTCGGGGTGGTTGAACCGCACACACCCCAGCACACCCATGCCGCCGGCCCGGCTGACAGCCGCGGCGACCTTTTCCGACGGGGTGAAAACGAAGATCGGGTAGTCGATGCCGAACCGATCGCACAGTTCTGTGTGCATCAGCTGGTGGCGCCCGCGTACTTGGCGTGCACCTCGTCGGCAGCCCGCAACTCGGTCTGATCCTTGGCCCACTTGTAGTCCGGCTTGCCGGCGGGCGAACGCTTCACCTCATCGACCAGCCAGAGGCTGCGCGGAACCTTGTAGCCGGCAATCTCCTTGCGCACGAACGTATCCAGATCGGCCAGCGTCGGGCGGGCGCCCTTGCGGGGCGCGACCACGGCGGCGACGTGGCTGCCGAAGCGCGGATCGGGCACACCGACGACGAGGGCGTCGAACACATCTGGATGGCCCTTGAGCGCGGCCTCAACCTCTTCGGGGTAGATCTTCTCGCCGCCGCTGTTGATCGACACCGAGCCGCGGCCCAGCATCGTGACGGAACCGTCCACCTCGACCTCGGCGTAGTCGCCGGGGATCGCATAGCGCACGCCGTTATAGGTCTTGAACGTCTCAGCGGTCTTTTTCTCGTCCTTGTAGTAGCCGACCGGGATGTTGCCCTTCTTGGCGATGACACCGCGCACCCCGGAACCGGGCTTGACTTCGTTGCCGTCCTCGTCGAGCACGACGGTGCGATGGTCGATCGTCACCCGCGGACCACCGTTGCGGTGCTCCCCCTTGGCCACGATGCTGGTGCCACCGAAGCCGGTTTCCGATGAACCGATCGAGTCGGTGATCACTCGGTTGGGCAGCAGTTCGAGCAGCTTCTCCTTGAGGCTGGTCGAGAACAGCGCCGCGGTGCTCGCCAGCAGGAACAGCGAGGACAGGTCGTAGTCCTTGCCGCTGTCGTGGGCGGCCTGCAGCGCGTCGAGCAACGGCCGCGCCATGGCGTCACCGGTGAAGAACAACAGGTTCACCTTGTGGTCGTGGATGGTGCGCCAGACTTCGTCGGCGTCGAATTCGGGTGCCAGGATGGTGGTTTGGCCCGAGAAGATGGACATCCAGGTAGCCGACTGGGTCGCGCCGTGGATCATCGGCGGGATCGCGTAGCGAACCATCGGCGGGTTTGCCACCGCGGCACGGGACAGGTCGTATTCGTCCTTGATGAACTCACCCGTGGCGAAGTCGGTGCCGCCGAACAGAACCCGGTAGATGTCCTCGTGGCGCCACATCACGCCCTTGGGGAAGCCGGTGGTCCCGCCGGTGTAGAGCAGGTAGATATCGTCCTCGCTGCGCTGCCCGAAGTCCCGCTCCGGTGAGCTCTCGGCGATGGCGGCGTAGAACTCCACGCCGCCATAGCGCCGGTAGTCCAGGTCGCTGCCGTCTTCGACAACCAGGATCGTCTTCACCTCAGGGGTCTCCGGCAGCACGTTGGCGACCCGGTCGGCGTACTGACGCTCGTGGACCAACGCAACCATGTCGGAGTTCTCAAACAGGTAGCGCAGTTCGCCCTCGACGTAGCGGAAGTTGACGTTCACCAGGATGGCGCCCGCCTTGATCGTGCCGAGCATCGCGATGACGATCTCGATCCGATTCCGGCAGTACAGCCCGACCTTGTCGTCCTTCTTGACGCCGTGGTCGATGAGGTAGTGGGCGAAGCGATTCGCTTTCTCCTCGAGCTCGGCGAACGTGATTCGGTCGTCACCACAAATGAAGGCCACGCGATCAGGCACGGCGTCGATGGCGTGTTCGGCTAGATCAGCTATGTTTAGGGCCACGGACCCAAACTAGAACGTGTTACATTTCGACACAAGTCTGTGGCAAAGATGCTGGAAGGCGAATACCCGTGAGCGAGCCCAAAAAACAAGCCGACGCCCTCATTGAGCAGCGCGGACACACCCTCATCGTCACACTGAACCGGCCTGAGGCGCGCAACGCGCTTTCCACCGAGATGCTCTCGATTATGGTCGACGCCTGGAACCGCGTGGACGAGGATCCCGAGATCCGAACCTGCATCCTGACGGGCGCGGGGGGCTACTTCTGCGCGGGCATGGACCTGAAGAAAGCCACCGAGGCGCCCCCCGGTGACACCTTCAAGAGTGGCGCGTTTGATCCGACCAAAATCGAGGGGCTGCTGAAGGGGCGCAGGCTGACCAAGCCGCTCATCGCCGCCGTCGAGGGCCCGGCCATCGCGGGCGGTACCGAGATCCTGCAGGGCACCGATATCCGGGTCGCCGGCGAAAGCGCGAAATTCGGCATCTCGGAAGCCAAGTGGAGCCTGTACCCGATGGGTGGCTCGGCAGTGCGGCTGCCGCGGCAGATCCCGTACACCATTGCCTGTGACCTGTTGCTGACCGGACGCCACATCACCGCCGCCGAGGCGCTGTCCTACGGGCTGATCGGCTATGTGGTGCCCGATGGCACCGCGCTGGAGAAGGCGCTCGAGATCGCCGCGGTGATCAACAACAACGGCCCCTTGGCCGTGCAGGCGATCCTGAAGACCATCCGCGAATCCGAAGGCATGCACGAACTCGACGCGTTCAAGCCTGACACCGCCAACGGCATCCCGGTGTTCCTGTCCGAGGATTCCAAGGAAGGTCCGCTGGCGTTCAAGGAGAAGCGCGCCCCGCAGTTCAAGATGCGCTAGTTGCTGGCGGTGTTCACCGCCGCGGCCGAAGTGAGCTTCTGCGCGGCGAACGCGGCGGCCTGCGCGGTCATTCCGTTGTCTGCGTAGGCCTGGTGGGCACCGTTATCGCTGCCCGTCGGTGAGCAGATCGGGTCCTCGGGCACACACTGGTCGATGGTCTTGCCGGCATACAGGTTGCCCACGGTGATCGGCGGCGCACTGCGGTCAACGGCGTTCAAGAAACCGTTCGATGGTTTCCCGAACAACGCTACGGCGGCGACGTGGCTGGCGAGCTCGGGAGGCATGGGTTCGTTGATGCCGTTCGGCGGGACGTAGCCGTCGGGGATCTTGTCGGCGGTCACGTAACCGGCCACCGCGGCCCCCTGCGAGTAGCCGCCGAGCACCATCTTGGTGGTCGGGCAT
This window contains:
- a CDS encoding intersectin-EH binding protein Ibp1 yields the protein MAITSSVGRRVLLAGGFSIAIAAAPAVAFFASPAGAPAGPAIACPAGESEDLYTDQCTPEMVPNQPGGNYPTPSNGGNTSFSMPGDSNSLPEVQGIPCTGANTGQCIGLQENQAPAVTPHSSISSSP
- a CDS encoding alpha,alpha-trehalose-phosphate synthase (UDP-forming), encoding MSGSRKTRSGNSDFVVVANRLPIDMERLPDGSLTWKRSPGGLVTALEPLLRKKRGAWIGWPGVVDGPEDPIVEEDLQLFPVRLSAEDVAEYYEGFSNATLWPLYHDVIVKPIYHRQWWDRYVDVNQRFAEATSRAAADGATVWVQDYQLQLVPKMLRTLRPDLTIGFFLHIPFPPVELFMQMPWRTEIIEGLLGADLVGFHLAGGAQNFLFLSRRLVGANTSRASVGVRSRFGEVQLGSHTVKVGAFPISIDSADLDRKARSRDIRRRAKEIRAELGDPRKILLGVDRLDYTKGIDVRLRAFSELLAEGRAKRDDTVLVQLATPSRERVESYRVLRNEIEQQVGHINGEYGEVGHPVVHYIHRPVPRDDLIAFFVAADVMLVTPLRDGMNLVAKEYVACRSDLGGALVLSEFTGAAAELRQAYLTNPHDLEGVKDTLEAAVNQAPEEGRRRMRALRRQVLAHDVDRWARAFLDVLGNANSKGDPD
- a CDS encoding 3-oxoacyl-ACP reductase — its product is MTAQDVSDLSGRVAVVTGAASGLGRAEAIGLAKSGATVVVNDMAKALDESDVLDEISAAGSKGVAVAGDISARSTADELVATADGLGGLSIVVNNAGITRDRMLFNMTDEDWDAVIAVHLRGHFLLTRNAATYWRAQAKSAGTGGDGSVYGRIINTTSEAGLSGPIGQANYGAAKAGITALTLTASRALGRYGVRANAIAPRARTAMTADVFGDAPELAEGEIDPLSPEHVVTLVRFLAAPASEAVNGQVFVVYGPSVTLVAAPTAEHRFDADGAAWDPSTLGAAMGAYFADRDPERTFGVLGLMGD
- a CDS encoding ferredoxin — translated: MRVEVDRDRCEGNAVCVGIAPDLFELDDEDYVVVTKDPIPGDEEDVAEQSIAECPRAALTRKD
- a CDS encoding acyl-CoA dehydrogenase, translating into MRISYTPEQEELRRELRTYFGKLMTPERQEALMSTTGGEIGTGNVYRETVSQMGKDGWLTLNWPTEYGGQNRTPMDSLIFTDEAAVAGAPVPFLTINSVAPTIMAFGTDEQKSFYLPKIAAGDLHFAIGYSEPGAGTDLAALRTTAVRDGDDYVVNGQKMWTSLIQYADYVWLAVRTNPEAKKHRGISVLIVPTSSEGFSWTPVHTMAGVGTSATYYQDVRVPASSRVGEENAGWKLVTNQLNHERVALVSAQPIFLALNQVREWAQNTKDVHGNRLIDSEWVQLNLARVLAKAEYLKLINWELASAKSGTLNPADASAAKVFGTELATEAYRLLMEILGPSATLRQDSHGALLRGRVERMHRSALILTFGGGTNEIQRDIIGMVALGLPRVNR
- a CDS encoding acyl-CoA dehydrogenase family protein, which encodes MDFTKTEAAQDLSGLVGTIVDAVCTPQHQRELDGLDQRFDTELWRKLIDADILSTAAPESIGGGGYGVLEQTAILTALGRQLGAVPYLQSVILGAGALARFGAPELRDQWAAPAVSGEKILTVALDGEFGQGPVQATASGDRFKLTGARTQVEFGPVADAFLVPAETDSGTKVFLVAAADAGVSVTALLTTGKNSAAELDLAGVEVGADRIVGDADALAWLTTQKTLGHAAFQLGVLERALELTAEYARTREQFDRPIGSFQAVSARLADDYIDIKGLGLALVQASWRLSEDLPADVEVATAAFWAAEAGHRVAHTTVHVHGGVGIDTDHQVHRYFIIAKQLEFALGGATAQLLRIGRELADTPA